One window from the genome of Syntrophus gentianae encodes:
- a CDS encoding PDDEXK nuclease domain-containing protein, with translation MKIDPIEHSSILMDIRRLIERARQRAAAAVNTELTLLYWHIGSRLQKEVLGGERSEYGMQIVSTLSRQLILEYGKGWSERQLWLCLQMANAFPEQEILHTVCAELSWSHLRLLIGFDDPLKRDFYIEMCRLERWSVRQLQERIKSMLYERTAISRKPEETIRQEISSLRNQGQFSPDLAFRDPYLLDFLGLADTYAEKDLEAAIVAELQRFIIELGSDFAFLARQKRITIDQRDYYIDLLFFHRRLKCLVVIDLKIGEFDASYKGQMELYLRYLERHERLEGENTPIGLILCTGKNHEHVELLQLDKSNIRVADYLTLLPPKEVLEAKLHRSIEIARQRLALGDGEGL, from the coding sequence ATGAAAATTGATCCTATTGAACATTCATCGATATTGATGGACATCCGTCGGCTTATAGAAAGAGCTCGGCAACGCGCTGCTGCTGCCGTGAATACTGAACTGACTTTGCTGTACTGGCACATCGGCAGTCGCCTGCAAAAGGAAGTGCTCGGCGGAGAACGATCCGAATATGGCATGCAGATCGTATCCACTCTATCTCGTCAATTAATCCTGGAATATGGGAAAGGATGGAGCGAACGCCAGTTATGGCTTTGCCTGCAAATGGCCAATGCTTTTCCTGAACAGGAAATTCTGCACACAGTGTGTGCAGAATTAAGCTGGTCGCATCTGCGCCTGCTCATTGGTTTTGATGACCCGCTCAAAAGGGATTTTTACATAGAGATGTGTCGTCTGGAACGATGGAGTGTGCGTCAATTGCAGGAGCGCATCAAATCCATGCTCTATGAACGCACAGCGATTTCCCGGAAGCCGGAGGAAACCATTCGTCAGGAAATAAGCTCACTCCGCAATCAGGGGCAGTTTTCGCCGGATCTGGCTTTTCGTGATCCATATCTGCTGGATTTTCTGGGACTTGCCGATACCTATGCCGAAAAAGACCTTGAAGCCGCCATTGTGGCCGAACTGCAGCGGTTTATCATTGAACTGGGAAGTGACTTCGCATTTCTGGCCCGGCAAAAACGGATAACCATTGACCAGCGTGATTATTACATCGATCTCCTGTTTTTCCATCGTCGTCTGAAATGCCTGGTTGTGATTGATCTGAAAATCGGTGAGTTCGACGCGTCCTATAAAGGTCAGATGGAACTGTATCTGCGCTATCTGGAGAGGCACGAGCGGTTGGAAGGCGAGAACACTCCCATCGGTCTGATCCTCTGTACAGGGAAAAACCATGAGCACGTGGAGCTGTTGCAACTGGACAAGAGCAACATCCGCGTTGCCGATTATCTCACCCTGCTGCCGCCGAAAGAGGTATTGGAGGCCAAACTGCACCGTTCCATTGAAATCGCCCGTCAGCGACTGGCCCTTGGGGATGGGGAAGGGCTATGA
- a CDS encoding virulence RhuM family protein: MSEKDQPQSSIILYQTEDGRTRIHCRFEDETLWLTQALIAELFQVTPQNVNLHLKAIYAEGELEETATCKEYLQVRTEGKRRVNRVLKHYSLPVILAVGYRVRSHRGTQFRQWATDRLTEYLVKGFTMDDERLKNPPGKGQKDYFDELLERIRDIRSSERRFYQKVLDIYATSVDYTPDSEMTQQFFAIVQNKMHWAAHGHTAAEVIYERADSTQPFMGLKTTRPGGIIRKDDVSIAKNYLSEEELPTLNRIVTIYIEFAELQAMERRPMTMRDWIAKLDEFLRISGRELLDHAGKISAEMAKAKTETEYRQYHAFLDSQPRAVDVDFENAVKRLPKTVPSSKLKKGRKS; the protein is encoded by the coding sequence ATGTCCGAAAAAGACCAGCCCCAATCGAGCATCATCCTCTACCAGACGGAGGATGGGCGGACGCGCATTCACTGCCGGTTCGAGGACGAAACGCTCTGGCTCACACAAGCGCTGATCGCAGAGCTGTTTCAGGTGACACCCCAGAATGTAAATCTGCACCTGAAAGCCATTTATGCGGAAGGCGAACTGGAGGAGACCGCAACGTGTAAGGAATACTTACAAGTTCGGACAGAAGGGAAACGCCGGGTAAACCGTGTGTTGAAGCACTACAGCCTGCCGGTCATTCTCGCTGTCGGCTACCGGGTCCGCAGCCACCGGGGAACGCAATTCCGCCAGTGGGCCACAGACCGCCTGACCGAATATCTGGTCAAGGGTTTCACGATGGATGACGAACGGCTGAAGAACCCTCCGGGCAAGGGGCAGAAGGATTACTTCGACGAACTGCTGGAACGCATCCGCGACATTCGATCGTCCGAGCGGCGTTTTTACCAGAAAGTGCTGGACATCTACGCAACAAGCGTGGACTACACCCCCGACTCTGAAATGACCCAGCAGTTCTTTGCCATCGTTCAGAACAAGATGCACTGGGCCGCTCACGGACACACGGCGGCAGAGGTCATCTATGAACGGGCCGATTCAACGCAACCCTTCATGGGGCTCAAAACCACGAGACCTGGCGGGATCATCCGCAAGGATGATGTCTCGATCGCTAAAAACTATCTTTCCGAGGAGGAGCTTCCTACCCTTAACCGGATCGTGACGATTTATATTGAATTCGCCGAGCTACAGGCGATGGAACGCCGACCGATGACCATGAGAGACTGGATTGCGAAGCTGGATGAGTTTCTCAGGATATCCGGCCGGGAACTTCTCGATCACGCAGGGAAAATCTCCGCCGAAATGGCAAAAGCAAAAACCGAGACAGAATACCGCCAATATCATGCGTTTCTGGATTCCCAGCCAAGGGCTGTGGATGTGGACTTCGAGAACGCCGTAAAACGGCTACCCAAGACAGTGCCTTCAAGCAAGCTCAAAAAGGGACGAAAGTCATGA
- a CDS encoding GNAT family N-acetyltransferase, whose amino-acid sequence MEKELEVEEEKLRIRELTIDDFAEVFHIGEEIFTAEYSQNLYRTWDEYEITTLFNSDNELCLVAEAGEKILGFALGTTVEKHNSPWKYGYLIWLGVREEAQKGEVGNRLFHEIKRRMKEQGVRMIIIDTSADNQAALSFFEKMGFKDRQEHLYLSLNLSRRTKRKHVRKKTKS is encoded by the coding sequence ATGGAAAAAGAACTTGAAGTAGAAGAAGAAAAGCTGCGCATTCGGGAATTGACGATTGATGATTTTGCCGAGGTCTTCCACATCGGCGAAGAGATATTTACCGCCGAGTATTCCCAAAACCTTTACCGCACCTGGGACGAATATGAAATCACCACCCTTTTCAATTCGGATAACGAGCTTTGCCTTGTGGCGGAGGCAGGCGAAAAGATTCTCGGCTTCGCCCTGGGGACCACGGTGGAAAAGCACAACTCCCCCTGGAAGTACGGCTATCTGATCTGGCTGGGGGTACGGGAAGAGGCCCAGAAGGGGGAGGTCGGCAACAGACTTTTTCACGAGATCAAACGCCGGATGAAGGAACAGGGGGTACGGATGATCATCATCGATACCTCGGCCGACAATCAGGCAGCGCTTTCCTTCTTCGAAAAGATGGGGTTCAAGGATCGGCAGGAGCATTTATATCTATCCCTCAATTTATCCCGCAGAACCAAAAGAAAACATGTCAGAAAGAAAACAAAGTCATGA
- a CDS encoding M20 family metallopeptidase yields the protein MNRNLKEVEKAIRPERLHKTLLDLLDIYSPSGKEEDIQLYLGEILGRIGAIVERQEVEEERYNLCVTMGPGEPQLYLVGHVDTVAAWDLEMSGPREENGILYGLGSADMKGGCAAMVEAWLALTEALPADERPPVGLLLVVGEEENGDGSAAFLESCRPPWVVIGEPTGLAACFSHYGYLEANLISRGRRSHSSLPELGHNAVESMLRVLLHLGKDALFHREKSDVVYSIREMSSSPAGFVVPDRCEAWIDLHLPPGREPMMIQEAIRRGTEDARRYIPDLDVDVSFDVAYGGYDLGTENRMAALLKEVYEELNLPFRRDSFPSHSDGNLFYAAGTSPILLGPGSLETAHTSDEQVLFWEVLTAARIYAALCLKLLR from the coding sequence ATGAACCGCAACCTGAAAGAGGTAGAAAAAGCCATTCGGCCGGAGAGATTGCATAAAACGCTTCTGGATCTCCTCGATATCTATTCGCCGTCGGGAAAGGAAGAGGACATTCAGCTTTACCTGGGTGAAATCCTCGGCAGGATCGGGGCCATTGTGGAACGACAGGAGGTGGAGGAAGAGCGCTACAACCTCTGCGTCACCATGGGTCCGGGCGAACCGCAGCTTTACCTGGTCGGCCACGTGGATACCGTCGCAGCCTGGGATCTGGAAATGTCCGGACCGCGGGAGGAGAACGGCATCCTCTACGGTCTGGGAAGCGCCGACATGAAAGGAGGGTGCGCGGCCATGGTAGAAGCCTGGCTGGCCCTTACCGAGGCCTTACCCGCCGACGAACGGCCGCCGGTGGGCCTGCTGTTGGTGGTCGGCGAGGAAGAAAACGGCGACGGCAGCGCCGCCTTTCTGGAATCCTGCCGTCCTCCCTGGGTCGTCATCGGTGAACCGACCGGCCTGGCGGCCTGTTTTTCTCATTACGGCTATCTGGAGGCGAATTTGATTTCCCGCGGCCGAAGGAGCCACTCGTCCCTCCCCGAACTGGGTCACAACGCCGTGGAGTCCATGCTGCGGGTCCTGCTGCATCTGGGGAAAGACGCCCTGTTTCACCGGGAGAAGTCGGACGTGGTTTATTCGATCCGGGAAATGAGTTCATCTCCGGCAGGTTTTGTCGTTCCCGATCGCTGTGAAGCCTGGATCGATCTGCATCTTCCCCCGGGGAGGGAACCCATGATGATTCAGGAGGCGATCCGCCGGGGCACGGAGGATGCGCGTCGATACATCCCCGACCTGGACGTGGACGTCAGCTTTGACGTCGCTTACGGAGGATATGATCTCGGTACCGAAAACAGGATGGCTGCCCTTTTAAAAGAGGTCTATGAAGAACTGAATCTGCCCTTCCGGCGGGATTCCTTCCCTTCCCATTCCGACGGGAATCTCTTCTATGCGGCTGGGACCAGCCCCATTCTTCTCGGACCCGGCTCCCTCGAAACCGCTCATACCTCAGACGAACAAGTCCTCTTCTGGGAAGTCTTGACAGCGGCGCGCATCTATGCCGCCCTCTGTTTGAAGCTTCTGCGGTGA
- a CDS encoding choice-of-anchor Q domain-containing protein, translated as MKACLMVVLAVLIFGIGPIDNLYSATAVADNDTVAGVCAEQDNVSVSYSSSHLTSFTIEASHPTYPVTVDNCKADFTNCSTPDPGYTFTPRTFKLFDNGLTVIEAVREASWWRPKGMAVSVDARSPVKNIHYIRVYKKISGSNEWPQVLVLYMDGNLRLIPQPSVGQSSVCFGSSIIVGPVVEESRPIAELVSVHFDSASDSLRVIYKSGGSATLLFPEVSRSATKVNVLVDYPIEKGPFATVRSMYVTVGNADVDSVQWKDSSGLHNAPILTFPGGKGTEWLFQRQSLSSHNTSAPDIRIKLPLKDTYTVCKTGCDYPSVQTAIDATKGGDTVLVSSGRYIENINFNGKAITVKSLSGPYDTVIDANFKGSAIVFNHGETSKSVLDGFTLTNGTGTLDNNGYRYGGGIYSSAPSPKIINCVLTGNSADGCGGGGLFHGSPLISRCLITKNHTGYGGGGLYLTGGSAKVDSSTISDNISAGDGGGIECTGYSAAVIYNSVLASNTAKKRGGGIAGDWRSSITILNSTIVNNSAWANNGPALFLWNSAVSVKNSILLGGVSLYSDATADINYSDVPGWTGGLGNISSDPLFINASYGVYHLKKTSPCVNAGDHDSSILLSARDADGNPRIQMKRVDMGAYEVCGASCPPTIAVRPTVPVATEAGKTAKIKGFRVNGDTVRSVTVPYAVSGTAERKVDYKITTASLKLLSGINSATVSILPIDDNLTEGAETVNLKFISGTNDFRLSMPVHTTVEIQDND; from the coding sequence ATGAAAGCTTGTTTAATGGTGGTTTTAGCAGTTCTCATATTTGGCATAGGCCCCATAGATAATTTATATTCGGCCACAGCCGTTGCCGACAACGACACTGTAGCAGGAGTGTGTGCAGAGCAGGACAATGTGAGTGTTTCATATTCAAGCTCTCACCTTACCTCGTTCACCATTGAAGCAAGTCATCCGACTTATCCTGTTACAGTCGACAACTGTAAAGCAGACTTCACCAACTGTTCGACTCCGGACCCGGGCTATACTTTCACGCCACGCACATTTAAACTCTTTGACAATGGACTCACTGTCATTGAAGCTGTTAGAGAGGCTTCCTGGTGGCGACCTAAAGGAATGGCGGTCTCTGTTGATGCAAGATCTCCGGTGAAGAATATCCATTATATCCGTGTGTATAAAAAGATCTCCGGCTCAAATGAATGGCCCCAGGTTTTGGTCCTGTATATGGACGGCAACCTGAGGTTGATTCCCCAGCCATCCGTTGGACAATCCTCGGTATGTTTCGGCAGTTCGATCATTGTTGGTCCGGTTGTCGAGGAATCACGGCCAATAGCGGAACTCGTTTCCGTTCATTTTGACTCTGCCTCAGACAGTCTTAGGGTGATCTATAAATCGGGCGGGTCGGCAACATTATTGTTTCCGGAAGTCAGCCGTTCTGCTACGAAAGTAAATGTGCTTGTAGATTATCCTATAGAAAAGGGGCCTTTCGCTACCGTGAGAAGTATGTATGTAACTGTAGGAAACGCTGACGTAGACTCTGTTCAATGGAAAGACAGCAGTGGGCTCCATAATGCTCCCATCTTAACTTTTCCGGGAGGCAAAGGGACGGAGTGGTTATTTCAACGTCAGTCATTGTCAAGTCACAATACCTCTGCGCCGGATATCAGGATAAAGTTGCCTTTAAAGGACACTTACACGGTATGCAAAACCGGTTGCGATTATCCGTCCGTTCAGACTGCAATCGACGCAACAAAGGGCGGTGATACGGTTTTGGTCAGCAGCGGCAGATATATTGAGAATATCAACTTTAATGGTAAGGCCATTACGGTGAAGTCGTTATCAGGCCCTTATGATACGGTCATCGATGCGAATTTCAAGGGAAGCGCCATCGTCTTTAATCATGGGGAAACCTCCAAGTCTGTGCTGGATGGATTTACTTTAACGAATGGAACAGGTACTCTTGATAATAATGGTTATAGATATGGAGGTGGAATATATTCCAGTGCTCCCTCCCCCAAAATTATCAACTGCGTTCTTACGGGAAATTCGGCTGATGGTTGTGGCGGCGGAGGATTATTTCATGGCTCACCCCTCATCTCACGGTGCCTGATAACTAAAAACCATACGGGTTACGGCGGCGGAGGGTTATATTTAACTGGGGGATCGGCTAAAGTCGACTCGTCGACTATTTCTGATAACATTTCGGCGGGGGATGGCGGGGGAATCGAATGCACTGGTTACTCTGCTGCCGTCATCTACAATAGCGTCCTAGCGTCCAATACAGCTAAAAAACGCGGTGGGGGCATCGCCGGCGATTGGCGCTCATCGATCACCATTTTAAATAGTACAATAGTCAACAATTCTGCCTGGGCTAATAACGGTCCCGCCTTGTTTTTATGGAATTCCGCGGTATCGGTAAAGAACAGCATTTTGCTGGGTGGGGTTAGCCTATACTCCGATGCGACAGCGGACATCAATTATTCCGATGTTCCAGGGTGGACAGGCGGTTTGGGCAACATAAGCAGCGACCCTCTTTTCATCAATGCTTCCTATGGAGTTTATCACTTAAAAAAGACTTCGCCTTGTGTGAACGCCGGAGACCATGACAGCTCCATACTTCTATCCGCACGAGACGCTGACGGCAATCCACGCATACAGATGAAGCGTGTAGACATGGGTGCATATGAGGTCTGCGGCGCCAGCTGTCCTCCCACCATAGCAGTCAGGCCAACGGTTCCTGTGGCAACGGAGGCCGGGAAAACAGCCAAGATAAAGGGCTTCAGGGTAAATGGCGATACTGTCCGGTCGGTTACAGTTCCATATGCAGTTTCAGGAACGGCAGAAAGGAAAGTGGACTATAAGATAACTACCGCTTCGCTGAAGCTCCTGAGCGGGATAAACAGTGCCACGGTCTCTATCCTGCCGATAGACGACAATTTAACCGAAGGCGCCGAGACGGTAAATCTCAAATTCATTTCCGGCACAAATGACTTCAGGCTCAGCATGCCGGTGCACACAACGGTCGAGATCCAGGATAACGATTAG
- a CDS encoding class I SAM-dependent DNA methyltransferase, giving the protein MFEQAFKNIDDVLRKEAGCTTELDYTEQTSWLLFLKYLDDLEQDKATEAKLEGREYTFLLDAPYRWENWAAPRGEDGRLDHNRALTGDDLYDFVERRLFLYLRGFTRKASGPDTIEYKIGQIFGEIKNKISSGYNLRDILDSIDELRFHSQTEKHELSHLYEAKIRNMGNAGRNGGEYYTPRPLIRAMVRVVQPRIGERIYDGACGSAGFLCEAFDYLKAGHNLTTTDFKALQERTFYGKEKKSLAYVIAIMNMILHGIEAPDIRHTNTLAENLADIQDRDRMDVILANPPFGGKERKEIQQNFPIRTGETAFLFLQHFIRMLKAGGRAGIVIKNTFLSNSDNASVSLRKLLLEGCNLHTVLDCPGGTFQGAGVKTVVLFFEKGAPTRKVWYYQLDPGRNLGKTNPLNDEDLAEFVELQKTLAASPKSWNVDVADIDPETFDLSVKNPNGGEEVKHRSPQEILEEIVALDAESAAVLANIRGLL; this is encoded by the coding sequence ATGTTCGAACAAGCCTTTAAAAACATCGACGACGTCCTCCGGAAAGAGGCGGGTTGCACCACGGAACTGGACTACACCGAGCAGACCTCCTGGCTGCTCTTCCTGAAATACCTGGACGATCTTGAGCAGGACAAGGCCACGGAGGCGAAACTGGAAGGAAGAGAGTACACCTTTCTCCTCGACGCGCCCTACCGCTGGGAAAACTGGGCCGCACCCAGGGGCGAGGACGGCCGGCTCGACCACAACAGGGCCCTGACCGGCGACGACCTGTATGACTTCGTGGAGCGTCGGCTCTTCCTCTACCTGCGCGGCTTCACCCGGAAGGCCAGCGGGCCGGACACCATCGAATACAAGATCGGGCAGATCTTCGGAGAGATCAAGAACAAGATCTCCAGCGGATACAACCTGCGCGACATCCTCGATTCCATCGACGAGCTCCGCTTCCACTCGCAGACGGAAAAGCACGAGCTTTCCCACCTTTACGAAGCCAAGATCAGGAACATGGGCAACGCCGGGCGCAACGGCGGCGAGTATTACACCCCGCGCCCCCTCATCCGGGCCATGGTGCGGGTGGTGCAACCCCGGATCGGCGAACGGATCTACGACGGCGCCTGCGGCTCGGCGGGCTTTCTGTGCGAAGCCTTCGATTACCTCAAGGCCGGGCACAACCTGACCACCACAGACTTCAAGGCGCTGCAGGAACGCACCTTTTACGGCAAGGAGAAGAAGTCCCTCGCCTACGTCATCGCGATCATGAACATGATCCTCCACGGCATCGAAGCGCCGGACATTCGCCACACCAACACCCTGGCCGAAAACCTCGCCGACATCCAGGACCGGGACCGCATGGACGTGATCCTGGCCAATCCGCCCTTCGGCGGTAAGGAGCGCAAGGAGATCCAGCAGAACTTCCCCATCCGCACGGGCGAGACGGCCTTCCTCTTCCTCCAGCACTTCATCAGGATGCTCAAGGCCGGCGGCCGGGCGGGCATTGTCATCAAGAACACCTTCCTCTCCAATTCCGACAACGCCTCGGTGAGCCTGAGAAAGCTCCTCCTGGAGGGCTGCAACCTCCACACCGTCCTCGACTGCCCCGGCGGCACCTTCCAGGGCGCAGGCGTGAAGACCGTGGTCCTCTTCTTCGAGAAAGGCGCGCCCACGCGGAAGGTCTGGTATTACCAGCTCGACCCCGGCCGCAACCTGGGCAAGACCAATCCCTTGAACGATGAGGACCTCGCCGAATTCGTCGAACTGCAAAAAACATTGGCCGCTTCACCCAAAAGCTGGAACGTGGACGTGGCGGATATCGATCCGGAAACCTTCGACCTCTCCGTGAAGAACCCCAACGGCGGCGAGGAAGTGAAACACCGCAGCCCGCAGGAAATTCTAGAAGAGATTGTGGCGTTGGATGCGGAGAGCGCGGCGGTGCTGGCGAACATCAGAGGGTTGTTATGA
- a CDS encoding restriction endonuclease subunit S, with protein MKAGWSLKTLGQVCQLISGQHIKAKDYNTEVKGIGYLTGPSDFGPLNPIISKWTEKPKIKAKCGDILITVKGSGVGKINLLDQDEVAISRQLMAVRVTGADPLFIYAFLCSTFDHFQTVSTGAAIPGISREQVLGLQIAIPPLPEQQRIVGILDKAFEGIATAKAKAEKNLQNTRALFESHLQSVFTQRGQAWIDKRLQDVCVLQRGFDLPTRSRLPGKFPLVSSSGIIDTHNEGPIKGPGVTTGRSGSIGSVFYIEEDYWPLNTALYVKEFHGNDPKFV; from the coding sequence ATGAAGGCAGGTTGGTCATTGAAAACACTCGGACAGGTATGTCAATTGATATCTGGACAACATATTAAAGCAAAAGATTATAATACTGAGGTTAAAGGCATTGGCTATCTTACTGGACCATCTGATTTTGGCCCTTTGAATCCGATTATTTCGAAGTGGACTGAAAAACCAAAAATCAAAGCAAAGTGTGGCGATATTCTGATCACGGTTAAAGGATCTGGTGTTGGTAAGATCAACTTACTCGACCAAGATGAAGTAGCTATAAGCCGCCAATTAATGGCTGTTCGAGTTACGGGTGCTGATCCTCTATTCATCTATGCGTTTCTCTGTTCAACCTTTGATCATTTTCAAACAGTGTCGACCGGTGCCGCAATACCGGGAATATCACGTGAACAAGTTCTGGGTTTACAAATCGCAATCCCCCCGCTCCCTGAACAGCAGCGAATCGTCGGCATCCTCGACAAAGCGTTTGAAGGCATTGCCACCGCCAAAGCCAAGGCCGAAAAGAACCTCCAAAACACCCGTGCCCTCTTCGAAAGTCACCTCCAATCCGTCTTTACCCAGCGTGGGCAGGCATGGATAGACAAACGGCTACAGGATGTCTGTGTGCTTCAAAGAGGTTTTGATTTGCCAACAAGATCACGATTACCTGGGAAATTCCCCCTTGTGAGCTCAAGCGGGATCATTGATACGCACAATGAAGGACCGATCAAAGGACCTGGGGTTACAACAGGACGAAGCGGAAGTATTGGCAGTGTCTTTTACATTGAAGAGGATTACTGGCCACTAAATACTGCCCTTTACGTAAAGGAGTTTCACGGCAACGATCCTAAATTTGTTTAG
- a CDS encoding class I SAM-dependent methyltransferase, translating to MDRRYVHGYDHRENIRLQDQASTLVDLLHSDTAYPAGSRILEAGCGVGAQTVTLSKNSPDALFTSVDISATSLQEARRMADAAGLTNVRFEQADIFSLPYGPESFDHIFVCFVLEHLPHPVEALNSLKRHLKKGGTITVIEGDHGSVYFHPDSKAAHQAISCQVELQRRAGGNAMIGRELYPLLCRAGFLSVRVSPRMVYVDSSKPDLVEGFTRKTFTAMTEGVREAAIQAGIIESHVFDQGIRDLYRTAEVDGVFCYTFFKAVGISADPPG from the coding sequence ATGGATCGAAGATACGTTCACGGATACGATCATCGGGAAAACATCCGCTTGCAGGACCAGGCGTCCACCCTGGTCGATCTGCTCCATTCCGACACGGCTTACCCGGCGGGAAGCCGAATTCTGGAAGCCGGTTGCGGCGTCGGTGCGCAGACGGTCACCCTTTCAAAGAACAGCCCGGACGCCCTGTTTACCTCTGTCGATATTTCCGCAACCTCTCTACAGGAAGCCCGGCGGATGGCAGATGCAGCGGGCCTGACGAATGTCCGGTTCGAACAGGCGGATATCTTCTCTTTGCCCTATGGACCGGAATCCTTCGACCATATTTTTGTCTGTTTCGTCCTGGAGCATCTCCCCCATCCCGTCGAGGCGCTCAATTCGCTGAAAAGACACCTGAAGAAAGGCGGCACTATCACGGTCATCGAAGGGGATCACGGTTCGGTCTATTTTCATCCGGACAGCAAAGCGGCGCACCAGGCGATTTCCTGCCAGGTGGAACTGCAGCGGCGCGCCGGCGGCAACGCCATGATCGGGAGAGAATTGTATCCGCTGCTGTGCCGGGCAGGCTTTTTGTCCGTTCGCGTATCACCGCGAATGGTCTACGTGGATTCCAGCAAACCGGATCTGGTCGAAGGGTTCACCAGGAAAACCTTCACCGCCATGACCGAGGGGGTTCGGGAAGCGGCAATCCAGGCGGGAATCATTGAATCTCATGTTTTTGATCAGGGGATTCGGGATCTGTACCGCACCGCCGAGGTGGACGGCGTCTTCTGCTACACCTTCTTCAAGGCCGTGGGAATCAGCGCCGATCCACCGGGATGA
- a CDS encoding phosphatase PAP2 family protein codes for MIDLLQWDRTVFDWINSDWSSAILDEMMPWISHLGDAAAVWLWIALLGLLMFRQLARMVKAEPWPGEGSTRIKAIALPCLYLALIYCVNAGAYNSLKHLFYRPRPFVEQAVALRVSLETASHLRNDSSFPSGHAANAFMVSALFAQRLRRMRFGLYGVAAMVALSRVYLGVHYPSDVLVGSFLGLTITWFMLSFIPLRDKWTHNTFMTVRD; via the coding sequence ATGATAGACCTTCTGCAATGGGATCGGACTGTTTTTGACTGGATCAACTCGGACTGGTCTAGCGCTATCCTGGATGAGATGATGCCCTGGATCAGTCATCTTGGCGATGCGGCGGCCGTCTGGCTTTGGATTGCCCTCCTGGGCCTGCTGATGTTCCGTCAACTTGCACGCATGGTTAAAGCGGAGCCCTGGCCCGGCGAAGGAAGCACGAGGATCAAGGCCATTGCCCTCCCCTGTCTCTATCTGGCACTGATCTACTGCGTCAACGCCGGGGCGTACAACAGCCTCAAACATTTGTTCTACCGCCCCAGACCCTTTGTGGAACAGGCCGTTGCGCTGCGGGTCTCCCTGGAAACCGCTTCGCATCTCCGCAATGACAGCTCCTTCCCTTCGGGACATGCGGCCAATGCCTTCATGGTTTCTGCCCTTTTCGCCCAGCGGCTTCGCAGGATGCGCTTCGGTTTGTACGGAGTTGCGGCGATGGTCGCATTGAGCCGGGTCTATTTGGGCGTTCATTATCCCAGCGACGTGCTCGTGGGAAGTTTTTTGGGCTTGACCATTACCTGGTTCATGTTGTCTTTTATCCCGCTGAGAGACAAATGGACACATAACACCTTCATGACGGTACGGGATTGA
- a CDS encoding YaiI/YqxD family protein, giving the protein MSSGERDRPRKNQEDFQLLHIFVDADACPVKEEVYRVASRYGLHVTLVANSWMRVPENRGIVLEIVGDGLDAADDWIVEHVQPGDIVVTADIPLASRCLKAGAWVIGTSGKPFTEDNIGSALATRDLLSELRSTGEITGGPPPLTKRDRSRFLQQLDAGIQSLRRKQS; this is encoded by the coding sequence ATGAGCAGTGGGGAGAGGGACCGGCCTCGGAAGAATCAGGAGGATTTTCAGTTGCTGCACATCTTTGTCGATGCCGATGCGTGCCCTGTCAAAGAGGAGGTTTACCGCGTCGCAAGCCGATATGGCCTTCACGTCACTCTGGTGGCCAATTCCTGGATGCGAGTTCCGGAGAACCGAGGGATTGTACTCGAAATCGTAGGGGACGGGCTCGATGCAGCCGATGATTGGATTGTCGAACACGTGCAGCCCGGCGACATTGTGGTCACCGCGGACATCCCGCTGGCGAGCCGCTGCCTGAAGGCAGGAGCCTGGGTCATCGGAACGTCCGGAAAGCCCTTCACGGAAGACAACATCGGTTCGGCCCTTGCGACACGGGATCTGTTGTCGGAACTTCGGAGCACGGGAGAGATCACGGGTGGCCCTCCACCGCTCACCAAGCGCGACAGATCACGTTTTCTTCAACAACTCGATGCCGGCATTCAATCTCTTCGCCGGAAACAATCCTGA